The Quercus lobata isolate SW786 chromosome 4, ValleyOak3.0 Primary Assembly, whole genome shotgun sequence genome segment ATTTAATTTCCTAGATTCAGCATTATTTACATTCCTGCacttgtatttctttttcacACACATGCAAATCGGGCAAATCAGTAGCTCATTCTTTAGCAAAATATGCGAGACATATTGTTGGTTTCTCTGTGTGGATGGAGAATGTTCCACCACAAGTCAATGATGTACTTTTAGCTGATTTTGGCTGATTTCAGTTTATTAATTCAGATGAaggttttctaaaaaaaaaaaaaaaaaaaactctgcaTCTGACTCTATGTAGCTGGATATGATGTCTATAACCAATGTCTCCACATAAGGCGAACTTTGAAGCAGGCTTGCAATGCCAGCAAGATCCCCTCTTTTCATTCTTGTTTTCATCGTAAGACATTTGCACTTAAACAATGGAGAAGCCGATATTTCACTGACAGTATTGATAGAACCTAGGTCCAGCAAAGCAAAGGGCAGAACACAATAAGGTAAAGTGAAAATTAGAATAAATGACACGAACAATTGTAATATAAATCGCCAGAGAACAATTTAGCTAGCGTGATTTACAGAACACTAACTTACATAAATGCCAATATATCCTATACGCAGACAATGAAATAAAAGAGGCCTTTTGGGAACCTTGATTTAGAGTTGACAAATTATCTTGATAAATCACTATTCGGCACTAAAGTAAGTGCCCCACACCTCATCATGAAACTAAACTGGACCAATACTATTATTTCCTTTAATTATTGATTGACGACGACTTGTATTAAATTCAAGATGCTCAGCAGAAAAACCCAACTCACAACAACAACCCACCATGATACCTCAAATTTTAAGGGTCGGCTAAGCACAGCTCACAATAGTGAGTACGAAAATTTTCCAATACTCTTATAgatcacaaaattatttttcattttggtattAATATAAATTAGCTAATATGAATTATTTAAAGCAAATTCAAAATTGTACAATAACTCgcactctcaaaaaaaaaaaaaaaaaaaaaaaaaaaaagcacgaGATGCTATGcattattctatattttaagCAATGAGACTACCAACAATAAAAAGATACATTCTTGATACATTCATATCTCTGCAAATGGAAATCAACATTAGCAAtcaagaaaaacatgataaaggTTATCAAGAAAAACTAACCATGAGACACCATTTGCCAATTACAAGTTTCTTGACTTGATGCAGACTCTCAAAAAGTTCTCTCACAATGTTTTCACAGGCCTTAAAAAGATCCTCCTCCTCGTCTTCACCTTCAAAGTCAATATCtatttcaaaatcaaacttaACCTTAACTAATGCCAACATGTCCTTTATCTGACACTTCCTCATATCATAAGAATTCCCTATAATTTCCATAGACTCGATCTTTGGAGCAACAATTTCCAATTCCAACGGGAATTACCATTCCGTCTTTGCATAATAAGAACCTATCACCAATTTTTTCAAACTCTCGGACACTATATCCAGCTGATAAAAATCATAACATGCATGCAATTCCAAAGATTCAAGTCTAAGACTACCCATTAACACTTCATTTATCACATCGTCGGGCAAGGACGTGTACCCAAAATACAAGTGCTTGAGTGAACTCCAACCTATTAACCCTTTAGGCTTAATTTTGCAGTAATGAAAATCCAATTCAGAAACAAACTCATTGGCGTAAAGATGCTGGGGCAATTTGTATCTCTTATATAGGATAGAATAAGAACAAGAAGGCGATAAACGTAGACTAAGTTGGTCTACCTTGGCAGTTGTGGCGAAACGAACCCAAAGATCAACGTGAGGCTTTAGCTCTGGCTCGTACTCGGATAGGACGGAGAAATTTGTGAGTTTGGGAGCCCTGTGTAGGAGCAGGACATGATCCACGGCAGTGGCGAAAATGGTCGCATGCTCAAAGGAAGTATCTGTGAAACTGAGAGAAGGAACGGAGGTCCAAAGATAGGCCCATCTTTTGGATAAAACGCCTGTTTTGATAGCGTCTTCAGTGGGCAAAGAGGAGAGTATAGTGAGAAGGATCGAGTCAGGTAAGGCGCTGATTCGATCTTCTTCTAAGATTGGTGCATGTTTGAGGCGTTTGGTTCCATGATCATCGCTTGATTATTCTAGGCGAATAAGGGACGCTGTCTTCTGTGGAAGTTGAGCATTAGCTTCTTTTAGTTCTTAGTTTCTTGCTGAGATTCTGTGGCGCTTTACTTCATATTTCTCTTCCATTCAAAGAGAATGACTCTATGTTTACGacataaattaaaagataatgaacttttcatctttttggttcatttttcaagacttttttctctattttctcacaaaattaaaagagcACTTTAAAAGATAACAGActatttgatttctttgattCACCATTTTAAGactttccttctcttttctcacaaaattaaatgaacattTTAAAAGATAATGACTCATTATTTCCTTTGGATTATGGTTTCAAgacttttcctcttttttcctACAAAACTTTTCCTCTTATGCTTCTCATCTTTTACATGCATTTGCTCATAACCCTTCATGCTATCCCAACTCAAATACAAATGAAATTCTCCAAACCGATTTCAACTTGTCAACTACACCTGCCAACCCCATGGTTTAATTGTGGCTATCTTTTAATGCTAATTATTGGTAAGCTATCCCACTAAGCAAAAAAGATATTATAGATTACAAAGCCTCTTATCACATAATTTACATAGACTATATTTACAACTTATAATAGTATTGAATTATTGATGAACCCAATAGATTATAGgataatttcttataaaatttttgaaaatgaacCAGATGAGATATCAACTAGTAAGTAATAATTaacttttcttaataaaaaaataattaatctaagGAAAATGTAAAATGTACTACAAGTTCTACGGCATAAAAGCTTATAAACTAATGTGGCATTGTTGTAATTGGTGAGCTTCAACTATCTCGTTTAAGaatgtttgaattgttttgtcATAATTGgtgacacatcaatttataaacaCAATATAGTAAAAATTGTAGTACTCATAGCTACATTCATTAATCAATAATTCAAGTAATATACaagaaagtttaaaaaaaatatagaatataattaGGGCACAATTGAGATGGCCTAAGGCATAAACttgcctttttattttcaaatatcacttaaataaaatttagtttatttgacatcagttagttaatttttatattataatttgttttattgaaaatacattgttcttactttttAATATAACTAATTTACTTGAGCAATGTTagaaatactacaaattttaccatATAACTATTGCAAATTACCACCACACACACTTGGCGTGACAGCccctctacaagtataagttctTATAGGatgggggagggggagggggagggggagggttagagttcaagtcttcaagagggagctacacacatatatatacttagtTTAAGCTAGAGTAAATTTTTatctcatataaaaaaaaataaaataaaaatcttgcaAAGTGATAGGGTATCAAAGTAAttaagtctatatatatatatatatatatatatattagagagtttcaaaaaaaaaaaaaaaagatctggggttcaatcctcgTCTACGCCAAAAActtattggtgtcttggtttgatgataaagagttattatcggAAGCgtacgccataggttgaaactctctataAAAGAGTAAGTATATTatattgataaagaagaaacgAAGATAAAGAGATCTTAGTGtgataatataaaaagttaagGGATTTTAGTGTAATTTACCCTTGATATTATCTCGTTTAAGAATGATTGAATTGTGTTGTCGTAATTGGtaacacatcaatttataaacaCAATATAGTAAAAATTGTAGTACTCATAGCTACATTCATTAATCAATAATTCAAGTAATATACAAGaaagtttaataaaatatagaatataattaGGGCACAATTGAGGCAGCCTAAGGCCTAAACttgcctttttattttcaaatatcacttaaataatatttagtttatttgacatcaattagttaatttttatattataatttgttttattgaaaatacattgttcttactttttAATATAACTAATTCAATTGAGTATTGTTagaaatactacaaattttaccatATAACTCTTGCAAATTACCACCACGTACACTTGGCGTGACAATccctctacaagtataagttctTATAAGGTTAGGGGGGGCagagttcaagtctctaagagggagctacacacacatatatacttagttTAGGTTAGAGTAAATTCTTAtctcatataaaaaatataaaaaataaaaatcttgcaAATTGACATGTaaccaatttgaaaaataaaattgagtagTGATAGGGTATCAAAGTAagtatatcatatatatatatatatatatatatatattgagagagtttcaaaaaaataataataataatctaggGTTCAATCTCTGCCTACGCCAAAAACTTATTAGTGTTttaatctaatgataaagagctatcatcaggagcaacgtcataggttgaaactctctaaaaaaaaaaaaaaaagtaggtatATTATATTGACAAAGAAGAAACGAAGATAAAGAGATCTTAGGGtgataatataaaaagttatggGATTTTAGTGTAATTTACCCTAGATATTATATACCTAATCTAGGGCTTTGTATGTGTCAAATATTAATTAATCTCCGTGTGTTTCTACTTTCTAATATCAAATGATCAGATGAGCAGGTATATTTAAATGAACCAACATAAGAAGATTTTTTTCTAAGTTTAATTCCTTTTCTTCAAAGCTCAAACAATCAAAACAAGCGTATTCGTACTTCTCTTTTGTTTCAGATTAGAGAGTCAAATATTCAGTGAAAGCAGGTTTGTATTCAAGTGATGATGTTTATGGCCTTGGGGATCATGTTCTAAAGACTTCAGCATGCTTGATTCAAATCTGGACATGTGCAAAGCAATTGATATAGACATTATAAGTGGTACTAGCAATAGtacaaaactacaaattttactaagcATAAGACTTacacatttatattttatatttgaaaatataaaatataaaaaaaaattcatttaaattgCTATCCATGCATGCATGAAGTTCTAACTTTTAGTTTGTCTGGCCACtatttgtataataataataatagtaataataaccACTATTTATCAAACCAAAgcttctctttttcctttttctttttttgaatcatTGGCTTTTGCACTGTAACTCACttggtataaaaattaaaaaattatatgagttacaaaattaaaccacaattaaaatccaatttatgtgatctaattggattttctcttaactttggctatatatatatgtgtgtaaaattgTGAGGCATCAAAAAGTCAAATGCATTGGATTTTCTCGTTTAAAGTTTATTTTCATGATGTTGACAATAAAGCCAAATGCATTCGGTTTTAAATAGGATATAGATAAATCTAAACCTAAACTGATCAATAGATTTCATTCTCCcgtaaaatattataattgttaTTCTTTGATATATAGGTAATAAAAGTCTAttaatcctaaaaaaaatttaattctacTCAATTCCAATTTATAGCGAAATTCTTTGTAACTCAACTGGTTAATACTGCATGATATATGTTTCCAACAGAGACATATATGGGTCATATTCCCCCACCACTAATATTAATGCTTCAAAAACTCCAATCTATTATTGTAAAAGGGTAGAAATGAGACTAAAAGATAGgaatagaaaatgtttttttttttttttttttttggaggccATTACAATTGATATAAATCTTATGAATAATAATAGGAGTActattacaaatttattgtgcaCATATGCCTTACAAACTGATATCTCAAATtgtaaacaccaaaaaaaaaaaaaaaacacacacacacacacacatatatattaaaaaaaattatcatgttGTTAATGTGATACTAAATACATGTATGGTTGTGTCAATTTATATGTATTTTGTAGTAAAAAGGACAATGTTATAGAAAGTTTGATACAACAAAGTgattaaaatcaaatcaaaaacttTATAAGCAACATAACCATTGACATTAACCATGAACATATCGAAAGGCAAGATAACATCACAAAGAAAACATAAGTACATAAAATTGGAAACTAAAGCAAACTCATAGCAAGATTTTAGTTCATTGAACGAGACTAATCTACATAACTACTATGTATTTATGAGAATTTGATCTTTTAAGAGATTCGAAAAACTTAAAATGGCTTTACTAACATGGAAACATAACCACAGCATGAGGAGAGGATCTAGGGAAGCTTAACAACTTTTGAGCCACTTCTAGACATTCATGTAGCACATTACAAGTTTGAGTTTGCATAACCCGTGGTTCAATGATATCCAACTTTTGCATTCTTAAGTAGAAATTGTACCACTAAATTGAATACTTCAAAAGTGTGGAATACTTCACTTGTGTGGAAAATGTTTCTAAAACCAAAGATCTTGACAATCTTGAGGCATCGTAGCAAAGGCTTGAAATAGATCTCCTTTGATTTCCATTGGTTCACTTCATCATATCTACTTAATAGAGACTACAAAATAAAAGTACATTAGCCCGTTTTGAAGTTCACTTTTAAATTATGATATCTTATCATGTTATAATGGAGTTGATGTCGAAGAAAGGAACAAAGCCAAATCATATTTGGAATTCCTAAGTCAACTTTGGACATCTTGGATTTTGAGGATCTAGGATTAGGTTTTGGAAGATTAAAAACGCTGGAAAATAGTAAGAAATAAGGATTATAGGTTTCTAATGAGAAAATGAATAGTAGGATTTGGAGATCCTACAAAGGGAAATAGCTAAAACTTGGGTTGCTGTTCCAAGACTAGGAACAGTAACTCTTGCACGGTATTTAGCCTTTTAATGGGGTATTTGGGGCTATTTTGATGCATAggtgattttggattttggggttCAAAGGTGATAAATTAATAGGCAAAGATTGAGTCCAATGCTCCTGTGCATTAGTCCCGTCAAGATTATGATATATGTCCATTTTTTACCATCATGATCTTGACGGGTGGATCAATGGACCCAAGACAAGTCCTAATTAATGTATGCATGCTGGGTTTCAAGTTGctgaaaaaatttaaagataaagaagaaatttCAAAGCTCGAAAAAGCTAGCGGAAAATGATGAACTTCTACTACAAAACCCAAACTAAATCACTAAACTTAAATAAAACCAAAGTAAGACTTAATGGACAATTAGAATAGCCATTGTCCAGACActagaaacttacatgattggcCCTAACAAttaaaacttaataaaattaaaattaaagtgaaaCTAGCTTCTTGTGTTGCCAGGGCCGGAAATTCTAGATAGTATCTTTGGCAATAAATGAGCTCTTATTCAAACAAACAGATTTCCAAAAATCTATTACTGACGTCTTTGatgtaaaaaaacaaaaaacatatcaTTGATGAGAAGGTTTATAAAGAGGGCCAAGCTCCTTGAGGGAGTTATTTTGACCCAATAAATAGACATATTaactacaacaacaataaaGTCTTAGTCCCAAGTTTTTGGGGTTGATCATGGATCCTCAACAAGATAAGTTAGGATCAGCCACATATattcttttcctctattttatTCTATCCAAAATCATGGCCTTTATTACTTCGTAAATAGACacaaattaaactaaataatataGGACCATACTAACGAGTGCTCTTAGAccattggttaacaatccattttagaaaagttttaacatcatttttatggaaaatgaaaaaagctgttaaaatattaattgttttttttttcttttcctataaaaattttctttaaatagattattaaccaatgTTCTAAAGGCATTCGTTAGTATTtcccaataatatatataaaatgattaatatTAATTCTTCATTAAAGTTGCCTTGATATGAAATTCGGGAAATTGGACCAAGAAAAACCTACCTCTAACTCTTGGGAGGATAAATGGTAGGGGGATACAACATCTATAACCAATGTCTCTACATAAGGCGATCTTTGAAGCAAGCTTTCAATGCCAGGAAGGACACATCTTGGCATGCTTGTTTTCATCGTTAGATATTTGCACTTTAACAATGGAGAAGGCAAATGTTTCATTGACATTATAGATAGAACCTAGGTCCATCAAAGCAAAGGCATAACACAATAAGGTAAAGTACATTAGAATAAATGATACGACTAATTGTAATATGCATCGAACTAGTTAGCTAACATGATTTACAGAACACTAACTTATATAAATGTCAATATATCCAATAtacaaataatgaaataaaagagGCCTTTTTGGAACAACAAATTATCATAAAGAATCATTATTTGGCACTAAAGCAAGTTCCCTACACCTCATCATGAAACTAAAAGCAGGTGTATATAACTCAATagttttttttgataaacatatAACTCAATAGTTCAACTCATGAAATTGGACCAATACAGTTatgtcaaattattaattgaccACAACTTGTGTTAAAATCAAGATGCTCAGCAGAAAATGCCCAactcacaacaacaacaacaacaaccaagccatAATCTCGATTTTTTTAGAGGTCGGCTAAGCCCAACTCACAACTCACAATAGAGAGTATGGTACTTTTCAAATACTCTTATAAATCACAaaatgatttttccttttggtattaatataaatatataaattctttaAAGAACATCAAATTGTGCAATAACTTGTCATTTAAAAAGCACTAGATGCTGTGCATTATTATATATTCAAGCCTAGCTAAGCAAAGAGACTACCAACAATAAAAAGATTCAATATCGATACATTCATGTCTCTGCAAATGGAAATCAACATTAGCAATCAAGATAAGACAagcaaaacaacaacaaaaatatgatAAAGAGAGTAATCAAGAAAAACTAACCAGGAGACACCATTCGCCAACAAAGAGTTTCTAGACTTGCTGCAGACTCTCAAAAAGTTctctcacaacattttcactTTCACAGTACTTAGTTTGATCGTCCTCTTCAATATCATCTTCAATTGGAATTTCGAAATCGACCTTAACCTCAACCAATGCCGACAGGTCCTTTATCCGACACTTCTTCATATTATATAAATTCCCTACAATTTCCAAAGACTCCATCTTTGGAGAATCAATTTTCAAGTCCAACAGCTCGTTCTCATCCCATCCCTCCTCTCCATAATAAGAATGTAAcatcacaaattttttcaaactcgCGGACACAATATCCAGCCGATTAAAATGATAACAATTATGCAATTCCAAGGATTCAAGTCTAGGACCacccaataacaatttatttatcacATCGCCGGGCAAGGACGTGAACCCAAAATACAAGTGCTTGAGTGAACTCCAACCTATTAACCCATTAGGCTTAATTATGCAGTtcctaaaattcaatttagaaacaAACTCATTGGCATAGAGATGCTGCGGCACTGTGTATTCTTCAGGTATGATACAAGATGATAAACATAGACTAAGTTGGTCTACCTTGGCAGTTGTGGCGAAACGAAGCCAAAGATCGACGCGAGGCTTTAGCTCTGGCCTGTACTCGAATTCTACGGAGAAATTTGTGAGTTTGGGAGCCCTGTGTAGTAGCAAAAGCGGCCGCATTTTCATAGGAAGTATCTGTGAAACTGAGAGAGGGAACAGAGGTCCAAAGATAGGCCCATCTTTTGCATAAAACGCCTGTTTTGATAGCGTCTTTAGTGGGAAAAGAAGATAGTATAGTGAGGAGGATGGAGTCAGGTAAGGTGCTGATTCGATCTTCTTCTAAGATTGATGCATGTTTGAGGCGTTTGGTTCCATGATCATGGGAAGCTGTCTTCTCTGGAAGTTGAGCTTCTTTCGCCATCGATAGAAACCATAGCTTCTTTTAGTTCTTAGTTCTTGCTGAGATTATCAGATTGTGGTGCTTTCCTTTATACTTCTCTTCCATGCAAGAAGAATGACTCTTTGTTTACTAAACAGacataaattaaaagataatgaatttttgttctttttggttCATGCTTTCAAgacttttcctcttttttctcacaaaattaaagacattttaaaagataatgactctttgatttctttggtTCATGTTTcaaaactctcttttttctcacaAAGTTAAATGAAGACTTTAAAAGATAATGgctctttgttttctttagttcaccttttcaaaactaatctctttttttcctcaaaattaaATGAACGCTTTGGGTTTTATCCTCTTAGACTTCTCATCCTCTATATACACCTCTCATAGCCCTTCAAGTAATCTCATCTTAAATACACACGAAATTCTCCAAAACGAGAAGGATGTCCTTCAATTTCAACCTGTCAATTACCCCTACCTATCCCTATGATTCgccttcttctctcttcagtTGTCACGTTTTTTTGACtgttcattgatttttttttttttttttaataatgtattGGTAAATCATCCCACTAAGTGTAGCCTCATATCACTCTTATCACATAATTTACATAAACTATAATTACAGCTTGAGCTTATAATAATTTCTTACAAAGTTTTGATAATTAAACAGGCAAGATATTGGctagtaaataataattaatttatcacaataaaaatttaattgatttaagGAAAATGCTTGTATTACAAGTTTTACGAcataaaaacttacaaattgatgtggtaTTGATTATGATTGGTGAGCTTTAATTATCTCGTTtaagaatatttgaattgttttgtcaTGATTAGTGACATATCAGTTTGTACGCACAATATAGTAAAAATTGTAGTAGTCATAGCAACATTCATTAATCAATCATTCGACAAgtttaacaaaatatagaatataATCAGGGCACAATCTGAGGCCTAAGGCCTAAACTTTAAATGTGCCTTCTTATTTTCAAACATcacttaaataaaaatgtagttTACTTGACATcaatttagttaatttttatattataatttgttttatttaaaatacatTATTCTTACTTTTTAATATGACTAATTCACTTAAGCAAAGTTGgagatactataaattttattaaataactCTTGTAAATTGATGAGTcaccaatttgaaaaataaaattagttcaaacattcatttattttattgtataagtGCCACCAATTATATTCTTaccacattaatttttttatagtaaaactTGTAGTAGCATGTTAGAACTATGACATTTCTAagatttatgtaataaaattttactagtATTACTAACATCACTCAATTTGATAGAGTATCAATATAAGtgtatcaaattaacaaaaaagaaatgaagataAAGAGATCTTAGTGCGATAAtataaaaagttcaaataatttACCCGATAAAGAGATCTTAGTGCGATAATATAAAAAAGCTTAGGGATGTTAGTGTAATTTACCCTTGATATTATATACCTATCCTAGGGCTCTATACGTATCAAATATTAATTCATCTCCGTGTGTTTCTAGTTTCTAATATCAAAGGATCAAATAATGAGTAGGTATATTTAAATGAACCAAAATAAGAGATTTGTTTCCAAGTTTAATTCCTtttcttcaaagttcaaacaatcaaaacaaGCGCATTCGTACTTCTCTTTTGTTTCAGACCAGATAATCAAATACTCAAAAGCAAGTTTGTATTCAAGTGATGTTTGTGGCCTGGGGTTGATTTTTAGTAGCGGTTGCAACCACTActaaaactattaaaaactACTACTAAAAGTCATATAGGTCTATACCAGCGGTTTTCTAAACCGTTGCTACAACTTGAATAACCGCTGTTAAGTTCCCGTCGCTATAGGTCACTATAGGTTATAGCAGCGGTTTTAGGAATCGTTGGTATAGAAAACATCTATAGTAGCAGTTCTATAAACTACtgctagagaaaaaaaaattgctagtaCACACAACTTTACCTTTtggaattaattatttataccaACGGTTATATAACTGTTGCTATAGATTTTTTAGTAGCAGTTCATCGAACTGCTACTAGAGAATTAAAAACCGCAAATACATACTGCCCTTCCTTTCGGAATTAATTATTTGTACCAACGGTTATGTGACCACTCCTATAGATTATTTAGCAACAATTCATAGAACTGCTGCtagagaatttaaaaaaaccGCTAGTACATAGGGcccttcttttttaaaataattatttataccaGCGGTTATGTAATTGCTGCTATAGATTCTTAAGCAGCAGTTCTATAAACCGCtactaaacaaaattaaaaatgtttgtATACCCTTCCCTTATTTCTAgcatgaattatttttaacagCGATTTTGTGAATTGCTACTAGATATTCTTTAACAACAGTTTTATAGGGCAttgctataaaataaaataaaaccactagTTCTCCCAATCGTACACTTTGTTATAAATTAGTTATTGCAGCAAAAAACAACTGCTACTATAGGTTCCATATAGGAGCAGTTATAAAAACTATTACCAAAGGTATAAACATTATtgaatattacaaaaatattttttaattaaatttttccCTGAAAATTAGTAATATAACATGTTTGGAATGTTATTAAAACTAGCATTTAACCCGCACAATGTGCGGGAACAtttaacatatttaaaataccatcaatttaacataataataCAATCAAATTCATTGAAATTCATTTGGGTAATGCAGTACATCCATCATTTGCTCTACTTGTAAGTATACTTTTTTACACTCTTGACCGTATATTGGGTGAAAATATTAAAGCCTATAAACATGTTCCCATCTTTTTCTGTAGTTCCAAAAGCTTCTAACAATATTTAAGGCACTCAGCATGATGTACAAcagttaatatttttaataaaggcTTGTTAATGTCAATCacttcaaaaaaacaaaaatgacaattGTGCAATATAGAGTAAGGTTCAATAACAATGCCAAAAGTCCAAAATTCCCCAACAGCAGAAAATTAAGTCTAAGatctttttaaccaaaaaacaatTTAGTTAGACTAGCCATATTTTGGCCATGATGCACTAAAGTGCTAGCTCTATTTCACTTGGATGAATTGAGACATCACCATTCACCTGCAAAAACTATAGCACATATGAACCCCCACAAATGTAGTCCATCTTGAACATGCCAACTACAAAGGTATACACAATAGGAACAAACTAGATTCTTTGGTGTGGTAAAAGGTGATTGTTGTCCTACTCAAGGAAATAGCATAATGAAGACCTATTTAAACATAACCTTTGAAAAGATAGAAACTAATACAACCTTTTGAGCCCTACGTtccaaaaaattctttcaatagTAGAAGTGCACCTATATTCATAATCCATTCAAACTATTTCTATTGATCTATAACAATCACGAAAACAAAGGAGAGCATATTCAATAATATTATAAGGTAAAATTCCAACATATAGATACAAAGGagcaatattttaatttctattagTAGAAACACTTTAAGAAGCAAAATTTAAATGTggaaaaaccaaaatcaaacctttatgaaaaaaaaaaaaaaaaaaaaaccaccttaAATTCTCTAAATTTGATGGTTTGAATCTAAATGACTTTGATAGAGTAACTAATTGATAAGAGAAAGCA includes the following:
- the LOC115984739 gene encoding F-box protein At5g03100-like encodes the protein MRPLLLLHRAPKLTNFSVEFEYRPELKPRVDLWLRFATTAKVDQLSLCLSSCIIPEEYTVPQHLYANEFVSKLNFRNCIIKPNGLIGWSSLKHLYFGFTSLPGDVINKLLLGGPRLESLELHNCYHFNRLDIVSASLKKFVMLHSYYGEEGWDENELLDLKIDSPKMESLEIVGNLYNMKKCRIKDLSALVEVKVDFEIPIEDDIEEDDQTKYCESENVVRELFESLQQV